GGTGCCGCCATTCCAGCTTTTCATATCGCCCCAATACAGGTACGTATCCATCGATGGTTCGTTTATTGGTTCGTAGGACATGGACATTCTTTTATCACCAAGACCGCATTTTCCGGCCTGCCCGAAATGATAGTCGCTCGGCGGGTTATGCCCGCCCATTCTTACGGATTCATGGTGAATATACCCTTTGGAACTTAAAGGATATTTAACGTAGTAACGGAGGAATATCGTGCCATCAAGACCGGGCGTAAATCTTTTGAACAGGTGGCCGCCATCATTCACGCCGCCCTTGTTGGTGATCATCAGCGAATGGCCGGCGCTTCTTTCCGGCACATCGGCAGCGGAGACGGACATCCCTTCGCCGTTCTTCACATCTGTGTAGCGGCTGAATATTTTCGGCAATCCGTCATCGAACATCTCGGCGAACAACACATCGGGGTCATCCGCTATTCCCGCGTCGCCGGGGTAACGGTCTGCGATCGTTGTGTGCTGCGCATGCGGCAATGGTTTCATCCAGTTGCCCCAGCAAAGGAAGGTAAAGCATAAGATCTTTAAAGCGTTCATAGCCATATCATTGATCAGTATTGAAAAATATCTGCGATACTTTTGATCGCCAGCCCTGTCAGCAGGCACAAGCCCAATATGGCCAGCACATTCTGCAGGCGCGAGTTGCGATACCTGCCCATGATCTGCCCGTCATTGGCGATGAAGAAAATGGCGAAGCCGATGAACGGCACCAGGAATATCGTGATACGCTGGGCGATGATCAGCAGTTCGATGGGCAGCCTTCCGAAAATGAAGGCCACCGCGGCGCCAAGGACCATGATAGCTGCGGTAAAGATACGCACCGGTTTGGCATTGAAATCGCTGCCATATCCCAACGCATCCGCCAGAAATATCCCGCCTACGGAAGCGTTGCCGATCAGCGATGAGAAGGAGGCACTGAACAGTCCGCTCAGGAACAACACGAATGCATACCGCCCGAAAACCGGTTCCAGGGCTTTAGCCATATCCGTGGCACTGGTTACGGCAATACCGCGGGGATACAAAACGGCCGCTGCGCATACCAGTACCGTAACGCTCATCAGGCCGAGGATCAATATACCGAAAAGACTGTCCCGCCCCTTCTGCGCCCCGGCCGGATCGATCCTGCGCCGTTGCTGCACCAGGTAGGCCTGATAACTTGCACCGACAATGGAAAAGCAGGAAGCCACGAACGCAATGCTCAGCCCTTCAGAACCCTGTGGCAGCGATGGCGTCAGTCCGGATGCGATTTCAGCCACTCCCGCCTCCACCATCAGCATAGTGGTCAAAAAGGCAGTCAGCATAAGAACGATCATCAGGATCATGACCTTCTCCAGCACTTTATAAAAAGAGCGAAAGAACAGCAGGCTGATGGACAGCAATGAGCAAATCAGTATCCAGGGTTTTACCGGCGTACCGGTCAATTCCGATAACGATATGCCTACACCCACCGCATTGCCGGCCTGGAACGAAGCAGTCACGAGAAAGACCGCCACACCCGTTGCCACCGCCGTTCTTTTGCCCATTTTTTTCCTGACCGTGCCGATCAGCGACTGGTCCGAAGCGATGCCTATGCGGGTAGCCAGCATGGTGAACACCGCCATAAAGAAAACCGCCACCACCACGATCCAGATCAGCGAGAAACCATACTCGGCGCCCATCTTTGAAGTGATCGTGATCTTGCTCGGCCCGAATACGAGGGCAGCCGTGATGATCCCCGGCCCCAGGGGGCGCAGCGTCCGTGCTATCCAGCCCTCTTTTTTTGCTATCATGTTATTGGTCGTTTCATGGCCGTGTGAGGTTATTCCGCTGCAAAAAAGCCCGCACAAATGCATCATCCATATGTTCCGGATACGCGCGGCATATCCTGTCTATTTCCTCCAGCTGCCCCGGGGACAGTTTCTCTTGCGGGCTGAGGCACCAGATGCCTTCCATCAGCCCCTGCCGCCGCAGCACTTCATGTACACCGGCGATGGAACCTTTGTAGGCGTTGGCGGCATCAAAAATGGCGGCGTTCATATCCGTGACAATGGTGTTGAGCGTTAGCAGACGGTCAACATCTGCATAAGCATTGCCGATGCACTGTTTAACTTCGGCCAGATACTGCACCGCCTTGCCCGTCCAAACCGCCCAGTGGCCAAGTAATCCGCCGGTAAAGCGTTTTTCCGTTACTTTCCCGTTGACAACAAACCGGTATGGCGTCAGCAGGTCGATGATAATGTTATCATCATTACCCGTGTACAGCGCTATCTCCCCGCTTCTGCCGGAATCACATACAGCCCTGACCACGTCAATGGTCTGATACCGGTTAAAGGCAGCGACCTTGATAGCGTGAACATTGGGGATCGATGCGAACTCCCGCCAGAAATCATAGCTCAGGCGGCGGCCGCCTACGGCGGGCTGGAGATAGAACCCGAACAACGGAATGATATCCGCTACCGCCTTCGCCCGTTCGATCAATGCTTTCTCCGAAAGTTCCGCCAGTCCGCCCGTGCTTAGCAGGCCAAGGTGATACCCGTATTTCCGGGCCAGTTCTGCATCCTTCAATGCGGCGTCAACCGGACCGCTGATGCCGGCCACTTTTATAAAAGGGCGTTCCGGCCCGGCTTTGTCGATCTCCTCCGCGGCCAGCCGCAGCACCGGTTCCAGGAGATTGAACGCGGGATCGCGGATCTCGAACTGCGTGGTATGTACGCCTACGGCAACACCTCCCGCGCCGCTGGCCATGTAGTATCGTGTCAATGCCCGCTGCCGCTCCTCGTTCAACATCAGGTCCCTGTCCAGCGCAAGCGGATGCGCCGGGATCACTGTGCCTTCGTGCAGCAGGGAATAAATTCCTTGATTCATATTGTATCAGAATTGCCCTTTCCGCTGCTGGAAATGGGTGGGTTTATTGATGATTTTGCCGCCTTCGGACAGCCAGCGTGCGATGATATCGATCATCACTTTCAGCATCACCTTCGGATAGCCGAAAAGGTGAAAAGCTTCTGCGGCATTGCTGAGCAATGCGGTGGGCTGTTCTTCACCCGTGAACACCGGGCTTTGGCCGAGCCTTTTGCCGAACTCCTCCGCGATCCAGCGGACAGGTATTGTTTCCGGACCGGTGACGTTCAATATTTTCGCAGGAAACGAACAGTGGTGCAGCGCCCTGATGGCCATCTCATTCGCATCGCCCTGCCATATCACATTTACATGCCCCATCGCCAGGTCTATTGCCCTGCCTTCTTTTACAGACTTTGCTATCTCCAGCAATACGCCATAACTCACGTCATTGGCATAATTGAGCCGGAACATCAG
This genomic stretch from Chitinophaga sp. XS-30 harbors:
- a CDS encoding dihydrodipicolinate synthase family protein translates to MNQGIYSLLHEGTVIPAHPLALDRDLMLNEERQRALTRYYMASGAGGVAVGVHTTQFEIRDPAFNLLEPVLRLAAEEIDKAGPERPFIKVAGISGPVDAALKDAELARKYGYHLGLLSTGGLAELSEKALIERAKAVADIIPLFGFYLQPAVGGRRLSYDFWREFASIPNVHAIKVAAFNRYQTIDVVRAVCDSGRSGEIALYTGNDDNIIIDLLTPYRFVVNGKVTEKRFTGGLLGHWAVWTGKAVQYLAEVKQCIGNAYADVDRLLTLNTIVTDMNAAIFDAANAYKGSIAGVHEVLRRQGLMEGIWCLSPQEKLSPGQLEEIDRICRAYPEHMDDAFVRAFLQRNNLTRP
- a CDS encoding Nramp family divalent metal transporter is translated as MIAKKEGWIARTLRPLGPGIITAALVFGPSKITITSKMGAEYGFSLIWIVVVAVFFMAVFTMLATRIGIASDQSLIGTVRKKMGKRTAVATGVAVFLVTASFQAGNAVGVGISLSELTGTPVKPWILICSLLSISLLFFRSFYKVLEKVMILMIVLMLTAFLTTMLMVEAGVAEIASGLTPSLPQGSEGLSIAFVASCFSIVGASYQAYLVQQRRRIDPAGAQKGRDSLFGILILGLMSVTVLVCAAAVLYPRGIAVTSATDMAKALEPVFGRYAFVLFLSGLFSASFSSLIGNASVGGIFLADALGYGSDFNAKPVRIFTAAIMVLGAAVAFIFGRLPIELLIIAQRITIFLVPFIGFAIFFIANDGQIMGRYRNSRLQNVLAILGLCLLTGLAIKSIADIFQY